Proteins encoded within one genomic window of Calonectris borealis chromosome 1, bCalBor7.hap1.2, whole genome shotgun sequence:
- the ADAMTS1 gene encoding A disintegrin and metalloproteinase with thrombospondin motifs 1, whose product MRTGGRLPVPVLAPVLAALLGLCSAERPAERQALVLPRRLGAAGGRERFRLEAFGERLTLELEPDSSFLAPDFTLQYLGGPPPPPEDDLSRCFYSGTVNRDPSSAAALSLCAGMRGAFSLRGRQYLIQPAPGTAHRRGAHLLRLRGTRRATPAARCAVAETEAEAAEPEPAGHAETRSRRKKRFVSSPRYVETMLVADQSMAEFHGSGLKHYLLTLLSVAAKLYKHPSIRNSISLVVVKIMVIYEERKGPDISSNAALTLRNFCSWQKQHNPPSDRHAEHYDTAILFTRQDLCGAKTCDTLGMADVGTVCDLNRSCSIIEDDGLQAAFTTAHELGHVFNMPHDDAKQCAGINGISRDFHMMASMLSNLDRSQPWSPCSAYMITTFLDNGHGECLLDKPHKPIQLPSDLPGTLYDANRQCQFTFGDESRHCPDAASTCTTLWCTGTSGGLLVCQTKHFPWADGTSCGEGKWCMNGKCVNKTEKKHYDTPVHGSWGSWGAWGECSRTCGGGVQYSFRECDNPVPRNGGKYCEGKRVQYRSCNIEDCPDNDGKTFREEQCEKHNEFSKSPFGSGPAVEWTPKFAGVSPKDRCKLVCRAKGTGYFFVLQPKVVDGTPCSPDSTSVCVQGQCVKAGCDRMIGSNKKFDKCGICGGNGSTCKKVSGTLVRAKPGYHDVVTIPAGATNIEVKQRNHRGARHDGSFLAIKAADGTYVLNGDYTLSTLEQDITYKGSVLRYSGSSAALERIRSFSPLKEPLTIQVLTVGDLPQPKIKFTYFVKKPAQAGSEKAPSRKKESFNAIREIISSEWVIEEWGECSKSCGSGWQRRAVECRDPRGWPAADCARELKPSDIRPCADVPCPQWQLGDWSPCSKTCGKGFKKRLLKCISYDGSVLPQESCEPSKKPKHLIDFCNVTDCS is encoded by the exons ATGAGGACCGGGGGGCGCCTGCCAGTGCCGGTGCTGGCGCCGGTGTTGGcggcgctgctggggctgtgcagcgCCGAGCGCCCCGCCGAGCGGCAGGCGCTGGTGCTGCCGCGGCGCCTGGGCGCTGCCGGCGGCCGGGAGCGCTTCCGCCTGGAGGCCTTTGGGGAGCGGCTGACGCTGGAGCTGGAGCCCGACAGCAGCTTCCTGGCCCCGGACTTCACCCTGCAGTACCtgggcgggccgccgccgccgccggaggacGACCTCTCCCGCTGCTTCTACTCCGGCACCGTCAACCGGGACcccagctccgccgccgccctcAGCCTCTGCGCGGGGATGCGCGGCGCCTTCTCCCTGCGGGGCCGCCAGTACCTCATCCAGCCGGCCCCCGGCACCGCGCACCGCCGCGGCGCCCACCTCCTCCGCCTCCGCGGCACCCGCCGGGCCACCCCCGCCGCCCGCTGCGCCGTGGCCGAGacggaggcggaggcggcggagccGGAGCCCGCCGGGCACGCAG AAAcgagaagcagaaggaagaaaaggttcGTGTCCAGCCCCCGCTATGTGGAGACCATGCTGGTAGCCGACCAGTCCATGGCAGAGTTCCACGGCAGCGGGCTGAAGCACTATCTCCTGACGCTGCTCTCTGTGGCGGCCAAGCTGTACAAGCACCCCAGCATCCGCAACTCCATCAGCCTCGTGGTGGTGAAAATCATGGTCATTTACGAGGAGCGGAAGGGACCCGATATCTCTTCCAACGCAGCCCTGACTTTGAGAAACTTCTGCAGCTGGCAGAAGCAGCACAACCCGCCCAGTGACCGGCACGCCGAACACTACGACACAGCAATCCTCTTCACCAGGCAG GACCTCTGCGGTGCCAAGACATGTGATACTCTTGGGATGGCTGATGTGGGAACAGTTTGTGATCTCAACCGCAGTTGCTCTATCATAGAAGACGATGGTTTACAGGCTGCCTTTACAACAGCCCACGAACTAG gccacgTGTTTAACATGCCTCATGACGATGCAAAGCAGTGTGCTGGTATTAATGGAATAAGCCGGGATTTCCACATGATGGCATCTATGCTTTCCAATTTGGATCGCAGCCAGCCTTGGTCTCCATGTAGTGCCTACATGATTACAACATTTTTGGATAACGGTCATG gtGAGTGTTTGTTGGACAAGCCCCACAAACCAATCCAGCTTCCTTCTGACTTGCCTGGCACCTTGTACGACGCCAACAGACAGTGCCAGTTTACATTTGGAGATGAGTCCAGGCACTGCCCCGATGCAGCCAGTACGTGTACGACGCTGTGGTGTACTGGCACTTCTGGAGGACTGCTCGTGTGCCAAACCAAACACTTCCCGTGGGCAGATGGCACCAGTTGCGGGGAAGGGAAGTGGTGCATGAATGGCAAGTGTGTGAATAAAACTGAGAAGAAGCATTACGAT ACACCGGTGCATGggagctgggggtcctggggggcgtGGGGAGAGTGCTCCCGGACCTGCGGCGGTGGAGTCCAGTACTCCTTCAGGGAGTGCGACAACCCTGTCCCAAGAAACGGGGGGAAATACTGTGAAGGCAAGCGGGTGCAATACAGATCATGCAACATCGAGGACTGTCCGGACAATGATG gcaAAACCTTTAGAGAGGAACAATGTGAAAAGCACAACGAGTTTTCCAAGTCTCCCTTTGGAAGCGGACCTGCAGTGGAGTGGACACCCAAGTTTGCTGGTGTCTCTCCAAAAGACAGATGCAAGCTGGTCTGCCGAGCAAAAGGAACAGGATACTTCTTTGTTTTACAGCCAAAG GTTGTGGATGGTACCCCATGTAGCCCCGATTCCACCTCCGTCTGCGTCCAGGGACAGTGCGTAAAGGCTGGCTGCGACCGTATGATAGGATCCAACAAGAAGTTTGACAAATGCGGTATTTGCGGTGGCAATGGATCCACTTGCAAGAAAGTGTCTGGCACACTTGTTAGAGCAAA ACCCGGCTACCACGACGTCGTCACCATTCCAGCCGGGGCGACAAACATCGAGGTGAAGCAGCGAAACCACAGGGGCGCGAGACACGACGGCAGCTTCCTCGCCATCAAAGCCGCGGATGGCACCTACGTTCTCAACGGCGATTACACCCTGTCGACGCTGGAGCAGGACATCACCTACAAGGGCAGCGTGCTGAGGTACAGCGGCTCCTCCGCCGCCCTGGAGAGGATCCGCAGTTTCAGCCCTCTGAAGGAGCCTCTGACCATCCAGGTCCTCACGGTGGGGGACCTGCCGCAGCCCAAGATCAAGTTCACCTATTTCGTGAAGAAGCCCGCGCAGGCTGGGTCGGAGAAGGCGCCCAGTAGAAAGAAAGAGTCCTTCAACGCCATCAGGGAGATCATCTCCTCCGAGTGGGTCATCGAGGAGTGGGGCGAGTGCTCCAAGTCGTGCGGCTCAGGCTGGCAGCGGCGGGCGGTGGAgtgccgggacccccgggggtgGCCGGCCGCTGACTGCGCCCGTGAGCTGAAGCCCAGCGACATCCGTCCCTGCGCCGACGTGCCCTGCCCGCAGTGGCAGCTGGGGGACTGGTCGCCCTGCTCTAAGACGTGCGGGAAAGGTTTCAAGAAGAGATTGTTGAAATGTATTTCTTACGACGGCAGCG